In Clavibacter californiensis, the sequence CCACGGGGGAGGAGCTCTCATGAGCGTCGTGATGCAGGTCGGCTGGGTCGTGGTCGGCGCCCTGTTCTTCTCCACCGCCGCCATGGCGCTCGTGCGCATCGTGCGCGGCCCGAGCATCCTCGACCGGATCATCGCGTCCGACGTCCTGCTCACCACGCTCATCTGCGTGCTCGGCGCCGAGATGATCTACAACGGCCACACCCGCACGCTCCCCGTGATGCTCGTGCTCGCCATGACCGCGTTCCTCGCCACGGTCGCCGTCGCCCGCTACGTCTCGAAGCAGGATCCGTCGTGAACGGCATCCTCGTGTCCGGCCCGCTGGCCGACGCCCTCGACGTCGTGAGCCTCGTGCTCCTCATCCTCGGCGGGGTGCTGTCCGTCGCGGCGGGCGTGGGGCTGCTCCGCTTCCCGGATCCGCTCGCCCGGATGCACGCGGCGACCAAGCCGCAGATCCTCGGCGTGATCCTCGTGCTGCTCGCGCTCGCCCTCCAGTCGCAGAGCCTCAGCACGGTCGCGATGCTCGTCCCCGTGCTGCTCTTCCAGATGCTGACGGCGCCGATCTCCGCGCACATGGTCGGCCGCGCCGGCTACCGCCTCCGTCACTTCCTCCGCGAGGACCTCCTGGTCGACGAGCTGGAGGAGGCGATCGACCGGGCGCACGACGAGCTGCGCGCGGCCGACGAGGTGGACGCGTCGACGCTGCCCGTCGGATCCGCGGAGAACATCGCCGCGGAGGAGGCCGGCCACGTCGCCGGAGGGGCGGGGCCGCGCGACGCGGACGAGGGCCGCCTGCCCCCGGGCATCGGCTGACCCGCCCCTGTCCACGAGTCCCCCCGGGTGCCGGGACTGGTCCACGGCAGGACATAAACTCATGCCATGCCTGAGATCGACATGAAGCCCCGGAGCCGCGACGTCACCGATGGGATCGAGGCCACCTCATCGCGGGGCATGCTCCGCGCCGTCGGGATGGGCGACGAGGACTGGGAGAAGCCTCAGATCGGCGTCGCCAGCTCGTGGAACGAGGTCACCCCGTGCAACCTCAGCCTCGACCGCCTCGCCCAGGGCGCCAAGGAGGGTGTCCACGCGGGCGGCGGCTACCCGCTGCAGTTCGGCACCATCTCCGTCAGCGACGGCATCGCGATGGGCCACGAGGGCATGCACTTCTCGCTCGTCTCGCGCGAGGTCATCGCCGACAGTGTGGAGACCGTCATGATGGCCGAGCGCCTCGACGGATCCGTGCTCCTGGCCGGCTGCGACAAGTCGCTCCCCGGCATGCTCATGGCCGCCGCGCGGCTCGACCTCTCCTCCGTGTTCCTCTACGCGGGATCCATCGCCCCCGGCTGGGTGAAGCTCTCGGACGGCACCGAGAAGGAGGTCACCATCATCGACGCCTTCGAGGCGGTCGGCGCGTGCAAGGCCGGCACGATGAGCCAGGAGGACCTCACCCGCATCGAGAAGGCCATCTGCCCGGGCGAGGGCGCCTGCGGCGGCATGTACACCGCGAACACCATGGCGAGCGTGGCCGAGGCCCTCGGCATGAGCCTCCCGGGATCCGCCGCCCCGCCGAGCGCCGACCGCCGCCGCGACTACTTCGCGCACCGCTCGGGCGAGGCCGTCGTGAACCTCATCGCGAAGGGCATCACCGCGCGCGACATCATGACGAAGGAGGCGTTCGAGAACGCCATCTCCGTCGTCATGGCGTTCGGCGGATCCACCAACGCCGTCCTCCACCTCCTCGCCATCGCGCGCGAGGCCGAGGTCGACCTGCAGCTGTCCGACTTCAACCGCATCGCCGACCGCGTGCCGCACCTCGGCGACCTCAAGCCGTTCGGCCGCTTCGTCATGAACGACGTCGACCGCGTCGGCGGCGTCCCCGTCGTCATGAAGGCCCTGCTCGACGCGGGCCTCCTGCACGGCGACGTCATGACCGTCACCGGCCGCACCATGCGCGAGAACCTCGAGTCGATGGACCTCGCCGCGCTCGACGGCACGGTCATCCGCACGCTCGACGACCCGATCCACGCCACCGGCGGCATCAGCGTGCTGCACGGCTCGCTGGCCCCCGAGGGCGCGGTCGTGAAGACGGCCGGCTTCGACCTCGACGTGTTCGAGGGCCCCGCCCGCGTCTTCGAGCGCGAGCGCGCCGCCATGGACGCGCTCACCGAGGGGCTCATCTCGAAGGGCGACGTCATCGTCATCCGCTACGAGGGCCCGAAGGGCGGTCCCGGCATGCGCGAGATGCTGGCCATCACGGGCGCCATCAAGGGAGCCGGCCTCGGCAAGGATGTACTACTCTTGACGGACGGTCGATTCTCAGGCGGCACAACCGGACTGTGCATCGGCCACATGGCTCCCGAAGCGGTGGACGCAGGTCCCGTCGCCTTCGTGCGCGATGGAGACCGGATCCGTGTCGACATCGCCGCTCGCACGCTCGACCTACTGGTCGACGAGGCCGAGCTCGCCGCCCGCCGTGAGGGGTGGGCACCTCTCCCGCCGCGCTACACGCGCGGGGTCCTCGCCAAGTACGCCAAGCTCGTGCACTCGGCCGCTGAGGGCGCGATAACGGGATGACCCCCTCCTCACCTTCCGCTCCCTCTGCCAGGAATCGCGCACACATGCCAGCTCTGCCCACCCCGCCCCCCACGCCGCAGGCGCCGACCGCCCACCAGGGCGACGAGATCCTCACGGGCGCCGAGGCCGTCGTCCGCACCCTCGAGCTCCTCGGGGTCGACGACATCTTCGGCCTGCCCGGCGGCGCGATCCTCCCCACCTACGACCCGCTCATGGACTCGACGAAGCTGCGCCACATCCTCGTCCGCCACGAGCAGGGCGCAGGCCACGCCGCCGAGGGCTACGCGTCCTCGAGCGGACGCACCGGCGTCTGCATCGCGACCTCCGGCCCCGGTGCCACGAACCTCGTCACGGCCATCGCGGACGCGTACATGGACTCGGTGCCGCTCCTCGCGATCACCGGCCAGGTCTTCTCCACCCTCATGGGCACCGACGCCTTCCAGGAGGCCGACATCGTGGGCATCACGATGCCCATCACGAAGCACAGCTTCCTGGTCACGCGGCCCGAGGACATCCCGTCGACCATCGCGTCGGCGTACCACATCGCCTCCACGGGTCGCCCGGGTCCGGTCCTCGTCGACATCACCAAGGACGCGCAGCAGCTCGAGGCGCCGTTCCACTGGCCGCCGAAGATCGACCTGCCCGGCTACCGGCCCGTCGTCAAGGCGCACGGCAAGCAGATCCAGGCCGCGGCGCAGCTCCTGGTCGAGGCCAAGAAGCCCGTCCTCTACGTCGGCGGCGGCGTGATCCGCGCGAAGGCGCACGAGGAGCTGCTCGCGCTGGCCGAGGCGGTCGGGGCCCCCGTCGTCACGACGCTCATGGCGCGCGGCGCGTTCCCCGACTCCCACCCGCAGCAGCTCGGCATGCCCGGGATGCACGGCACCGTCCCCGCGGTGCTCGCTCTGCAGGAGTCCGACCTGCTCGTCTCGCTCGGCGCGCGCTTCGACGACCGGGTCACCGGCAAGGCGTCGCTATTCGCGCCGCACGCCAAGGTGGTCCACGTCGACGTCGACCCGGCGGAGATCTCCAAGATCCGCATCGCGGACGTCCCGATCGTGGGCGACGCGAAGGACGTCATCGCCGACCTGGCGGTCGCGTTCCGCGAGGCGAAGGCCGCGTCCGCGGTCAGCCAGGACATCGCCGACTGGTGGACCTACCTCGACGGCCTCCGCGAGGA encodes:
- a CDS encoding monovalent cation/H+ antiporter complex subunit F, which codes for MSVVMQVGWVVVGALFFSTAAMALVRIVRGPSILDRIIASDVLLTTLICVLGAEMIYNGHTRTLPVMLVLAMTAFLATVAVARYVSKQDPS
- the mnhG gene encoding monovalent cation/H(+) antiporter subunit G, which encodes MNGILVSGPLADALDVVSLVLLILGGVLSVAAGVGLLRFPDPLARMHAATKPQILGVILVLLALALQSQSLSTVAMLVPVLLFQMLTAPISAHMVGRAGYRLRHFLREDLLVDELEEAIDRAHDELRAADEVDASTLPVGSAENIAAEEAGHVAGGAGPRDADEGRLPPGIG
- the ilvD gene encoding dihydroxy-acid dehydratase: MPEIDMKPRSRDVTDGIEATSSRGMLRAVGMGDEDWEKPQIGVASSWNEVTPCNLSLDRLAQGAKEGVHAGGGYPLQFGTISVSDGIAMGHEGMHFSLVSREVIADSVETVMMAERLDGSVLLAGCDKSLPGMLMAAARLDLSSVFLYAGSIAPGWVKLSDGTEKEVTIIDAFEAVGACKAGTMSQEDLTRIEKAICPGEGACGGMYTANTMASVAEALGMSLPGSAAPPSADRRRDYFAHRSGEAVVNLIAKGITARDIMTKEAFENAISVVMAFGGSTNAVLHLLAIAREAEVDLQLSDFNRIADRVPHLGDLKPFGRFVMNDVDRVGGVPVVMKALLDAGLLHGDVMTVTGRTMRENLESMDLAALDGTVIRTLDDPIHATGGISVLHGSLAPEGAVVKTAGFDLDVFEGPARVFERERAAMDALTEGLISKGDVIVIRYEGPKGGPGMREMLAITGAIKGAGLGKDVLLLTDGRFSGGTTGLCIGHMAPEAVDAGPVAFVRDGDRIRVDIAARTLDLLVDEAELAARREGWAPLPPRYTRGVLAKYAKLVHSAAEGAITG
- a CDS encoding acetolactate synthase large subunit: MPALPTPPPTPQAPTAHQGDEILTGAEAVVRTLELLGVDDIFGLPGGAILPTYDPLMDSTKLRHILVRHEQGAGHAAEGYASSSGRTGVCIATSGPGATNLVTAIADAYMDSVPLLAITGQVFSTLMGTDAFQEADIVGITMPITKHSFLVTRPEDIPSTIASAYHIASTGRPGPVLVDITKDAQQLEAPFHWPPKIDLPGYRPVVKAHGKQIQAAAQLLVEAKKPVLYVGGGVIRAKAHEELLALAEAVGAPVVTTLMARGAFPDSHPQQLGMPGMHGTVPAVLALQESDLLVSLGARFDDRVTGKASLFAPHAKVVHVDVDPAEISKIRIADVPIVGDAKDVIADLAVAFREAKAASAVSQDIADWWTYLDGLREEFPLGYTPPADGQLAPQYVIQRIGEITGPEGVFASGVGQHQMWAAQFIKYERPNSWLNSGGAGTMGYSVPAAMGAKVAQPDRHVWAIDGDGCFQMTNQELATCTINDIPIKVAIINNSSLGMVRQWQTLFYEGRYSNTDLNTGGGTRMVPDFVKMADAYGALGIRVTKPEEVDDAIRLALATNDRPVVIDFVVSRDAMVWPMVPQGLSNSAVQYARDHAPDWDDDLAETGRTEK